AACTCCCGCCTGGTCTACGGCCGCCTTACGGGTTGGGGCCAGAACGGTCCGCTTGCGCCGAGAGCTGGCCACGACCTCAACTACATCGCGTTATCTGGAGCGCTCGCGGTGTCCGGCCGCGGGGCCGGTCGCGCCTACCCTGCCGCCAACATGCTCGGAGATTTCGCGGGAGGGGGGATGCTCCTGGCGCTCGGCATCGCGGCGGCCCTCGTGGAGCGCGGCCGGTCAGGCCGGGGACAGGTCGTTGATGCGGCGATGATCGACGGATCGGGACTGTTCACGGCGTTTCTGCACGGCATGCGCGGCGCGGGTTTATGGAATGAGGAGCCCGGACAGAACGTTCTTGAGGGCGCGGCGGCGCCCTTCTACAACGTCTACGAATGTGCCGATGGTAAGCATCTCGCGGTGGGGTGCGTCGAATTGCAGTTCTATGCGGAGCTACTGGCGGTGCTCGGGATCGACGACCCTGAGTTGCCATTCCAGTTGGATCGACGTGGCTGGCCTCAGCTCGTTGAATTGATCTCGGGCAAACTCAAAGAGAAGTCCCGAGATGAATGGGCTGAGATCTTCGCAGATTCGGACGCGTGTGTAACACCCGTTCTTGAACTGGATGAGGTCGAGAATCATCCACACAACAAGGCGCGCAAGGGATTTCTGAGTGTCGACGGCGTCACTCACCCTGCGCCCGCACCTCGCTTCTCACGCACCAGTCTGGCGGATCCTGTGGGGATCACTCGGGATAGTGCAGAGGTTCGGCAAATCCTTTCGTCTTGGGGCGTCCGGTAAACACCATGCTCGTGTCAATTGCCAGAACCGGATCTCGGGTTGCGAGTACTGCGTGGCACATGAGCATCGGGTCGGCCCATGTGCTCTTCTCGAAACGGGTTCGTGGAAGAATCTCCCAACCTGCCGCTGCGCAAGTGCGAAAGCGATTCGAGGCATTAGGTCCCACCTACGTCAAACTGGGCCAACTAGTGGCCTCTTCACCCGGCGTGTTTCCCAAGGTGCTGGCCAACGAGCTTCAGTTGCTCCTCGATCGCGCCACTCCCGCCGACTCCGTCGAGGTGCGCAAGACGCTGTATAGGGAGTTGGGTGAGCCTGTCGCGAACATCTTCTCTCATTTCGACTTTCACCCCTTGGCATCTGCGTCGATAGCGCAGGTTCATGCGGCCACTCTGATCACAGGCGAACGGGTGGTGGTCAAGATTCAGCGCCCCGCCATCCGTGAACGCATCGTGTCGGACACCCGCATCCTGTCGGTAGCGGCAAGGATGCTGGAGCTATTTCCTTCCGGGCGAATGCTCGCCGCTAGAGATATTGTGGAAGACTTCACAGATAATCTGTTCAGCGAGTTGGATTTTCGCAATGAAGCCGCTGCGATGACGGCATGGGCGGAGTTTGTCGGGCAGTCACGATTCGCCGACCATGCCCGGGTGCCCGTGGTCTTCGGCCAGTTCACCACAGCGAACCTACTTGTCATGGAGCATATCGACGGTGTGCGTGTCGACGACGTCAATGCGGTCGAGGAACGTTTCGGCGGAGACAGTTCGAGAGCCATCCGGACATTGCTGCTCGTGCTGTTGGACTCAATCTTCAAGGCTGGGGTGTTCCACGGCGATCTGCATGCGGGAAACGTCCTTGTCGACAGGTCAGGCGCTTTGGTCTTCCTGGACTGGGGGATAGTCGGTCGGTTCGATGCCGACCGAGCTTCACTCTTACGCAAACTGATCGTCGATCTCGTGATCAACAACGACCTGCGCGCCGCCGGTGGACATCTGGTGGCTTTAGGCGCGGTCAAACGTTCAACTTTCACGGGCCAAGTAGTGACCGATCTACGGTCGGTCACCGAGCCGCTCTCGGGAGCGGAGCTGGGCAATGTGTCCTACCAGGAATTAGGCAAGAAGATCCTCGAGCTCGGACAGACCTACGGGCTCCGTCTTCCTCGGGACCTCGTTCTCGTCGCCAAACAACTGTTGTACGTGGAGCGGTACATGAAGCTACTTGCGCCGAAGTGGAAGCCTGTCAAGGACTCGGAAGTCGTTCAATACCTGGCCGAGTTCGTACTCGAAGAAGTGGGCGAATGATGTCTAGCGCGCAAGAGTTGGTGTTACCGACGTCCTGGTCGGCAAATGCGGAGGACAAACACTCCACACGGTGGATGCGTTTCCTAGGACGAATCACCTCGCCCAGGATGCTTCGTAATCCAGCTTTGCTGGAGCAGGCGCTGCGGGGACAAGTGGTGGTGATCACCGGAGCATCTTCCGGTCTAGGCGCAAGCCTTGCAGGCCACTGCGCGGCAGCCGGTGCATACGTGGTGATCTGCGCGCGCAGCACACAATTGCTCGAGCAAGTCGCCGAGAAGATACGCCAGGCCGGCGGCCACATTGACATCCACACCATGGACCTGGCAGACGACGCTCAAATCATGAGCTTTGCATCCAAAGTATTGGCGAAGTACGGACGTGTCGACGTCCTGGTACATAACGCGGGTAAATCACTCAATCGAGCAATCCACCTATCCTACCGGCGACCGAAGGACCTCCACGCGAGCGTCGCCGCCAATTACATCGGACCGGTAAGGCTGACTATGGCGCTCCTGCCATACATGCGGGCACGTGGGTCGGGGCACATAGTCAACATATCGACCAGTGGTGTGCTGGGTCCCCCCAATCCGAAGTGGGGCTTCTATCTTGCTTCGAAGAGCGCGCTGGATTGGTTTCTTCGCGCCGCGGCTCCGGAAGCGATACAGGACGGCGTAGTCATCACGCAGTACTACCTTGGGAGCGTGCGCACCAAGATGAGCGCACCGGGGAATTTGCAACGGCGGTTCCCCAGTCAGTCGGCCGATGAGGCCGCTTGGGGTGTCGCGCACGCGCTGGTTCGTCGGCCACAGGCACATGCGTGGCGTCTGATGTACGCCATCAATGTTCTAGCAGTGGCGTTTCGGTTTCCTATTGAAAAGGCTCTCCGAAGGAGCGCTCACGCCATTCCGGAGACCAAGGCGAGCCTGGATCGCGCTGTCCCACAGGAGGATTTTGTATGTGGCGATCCAAATACACTGGCTAACAGCACGTTTACTACGCCTAAGGACCTATGATGGACAACATCGCCTTGAATGCCGGGGATCTGCTTACGTTGCAGCGAGCTTCTTTTGCCCGTGAGGGGTTCCCCGGCTTGGCTGTGCGCAAGGACCGACTCAGCCGGTTCGGCTCGATGCTCTATCGGAACATTGGACATCTAGCCG
This genomic window from Mycobacteroides chelonae contains:
- a CDS encoding CaiB/BaiF CoA transferase family protein, whose translation is MGPLEGIKVVEMAGLAPAPFCGMILADMGAQVLRVDRKGPADRGIAPPEGPLDRSKYVIELDVKREEDLAELLNIVEQADVFIEGFRPGVAERLGLGPQELIDQNSRLVYGRLTGWGQNGPLAPRAGHDLNYIALSGALAVSGRGAGRAYPAANMLGDFAGGGMLLALGIAAALVERGRSGRGQVVDAAMIDGSGLFTAFLHGMRGAGLWNEEPGQNVLEGAAAPFYNVYECADGKHLAVGCVELQFYAELLAVLGIDDPELPFQLDRRGWPQLVELISGKLKEKSRDEWAEIFADSDACVTPVLELDEVENHPHNKARKGFLSVDGVTHPAPAPRFSRTSLADPVGITRDSAEVRQILSSWGVR
- a CDS encoding ABC1 kinase family protein produces the protein MSIGSAHVLFSKRVRGRISQPAAAQVRKRFEALGPTYVKLGQLVASSPGVFPKVLANELQLLLDRATPADSVEVRKTLYRELGEPVANIFSHFDFHPLASASIAQVHAATLITGERVVVKIQRPAIRERIVSDTRILSVAARMLELFPSGRMLAARDIVEDFTDNLFSELDFRNEAAAMTAWAEFVGQSRFADHARVPVVFGQFTTANLLVMEHIDGVRVDDVNAVEERFGGDSSRAIRTLLLVLLDSIFKAGVFHGDLHAGNVLVDRSGALVFLDWGIVGRFDADRASLLRKLIVDLVINNDLRAAGGHLVALGAVKRSTFTGQVVTDLRSVTEPLSGAELGNVSYQELGKKILELGQTYGLRLPRDLVLVAKQLLYVERYMKLLAPKWKPVKDSEVVQYLAEFVLEEVGE
- a CDS encoding SDR family NAD(P)-dependent oxidoreductase; its protein translation is MLRNPALLEQALRGQVVVITGASSGLGASLAGHCAAAGAYVVICARSTQLLEQVAEKIRQAGGHIDIHTMDLADDAQIMSFASKVLAKYGRVDVLVHNAGKSLNRAIHLSYRRPKDLHASVAANYIGPVRLTMALLPYMRARGSGHIVNISTSGVLGPPNPKWGFYLASKSALDWFLRAAAPEAIQDGVVITQYYLGSVRTKMSAPGNLQRRFPSQSADEAAWGVAHALVRRPQAHAWRLMYAINVLAVAFRFPIEKALRRSAHAIPETKASLDRAVPQEDFVCGDPNTLANSTFTTPKDL